Part of the Deltaproteobacteria bacterium genome is shown below.
CGTCCGGCCCGCGTCGCGGAGAGCGGTAGCCGGCGATCCCGAGCCGGCGAACGCGGGGTCGTTCGCCGGACGCGCACCGCACGGCGGCGAGGTAGGCCCGCTCGCCGGCCGGCTCGCAGACTTCGGCGACGCCCGTGAGTCCCGGCGCCTCCGCGTCCTCCCCGCGGCCTTCGCTCGACGCCGGCGCCGCGTCGCCCGCGGGCGCGCTCCCCGCGCCCGCGTCGACGGGCGGCTCCGCCGTTCGACTGGTAGGCGCAGGCGCAGGCGCGGCGCGCGGTCCGCACGCGGCGACGAGGCAGGCTGCGAACCAGAAGACGGCGCCGGCGATTCCGATGGATTGGGCTCGCATGGTAGGCTTTCGGTGGCGTATGCGCGTATGCCCTCGCTGTCGCGCAGAGTACTCCGGCTCGGAGCGCTTCTGCTCGCGTGACCAAAACGTCCTCGTCGAGCAAGTTGACATCGACCGGATCGGGACGCAAGTCGGCAACTATTTCCTGCTCGACATCCTTGGCCGCGGGGGCATGGGTACGGTCTACAGCGGCGAGCACGTCTACATCGGCAAGAAGGTCGCCGTCAAAGTCCTGCACCACCGGTTCGCGAAGTACGAGGAGGCGATCCAGCGGTTCTTGCGCGAGGCGCGCGCCGCATCATCGATCAACCACCCCAACATCGTCGACGTCACGGACTTCGGCCCGCTACCCGACGGCGGCGTGTTCTTCGTGATGGAGTACCTCGAGGGCACGAGCCTCGAGGACATGATCGAGCGCGAAGGCCCGATCCCGCTGCACCGCGCGCTCAACATCGCGAACCAGATCGCGCTGGCGCTCGCAGCCGCGCACGACCAGGGGATCGTCCACCGCGATCTCAAGCCTGAGAACATCATGCTGATCGAGCGGCCCGGCCGACGCGAGATCGTCCGCACGCTGCCCGAAGGCGGCAACGGCCCGCCGCGCTACGTCGTCGAGAAAGAAAAGAAGTACGACTTCGTCAAGCTGCTGGACTTTGGCATCGCCAAGGTGCTCGCCGTTCAGGGCGAAAACCTGCCGGGTCAGACCATGCAGGGGGCGGTGTTCGGGACTCCCGAGTACATGTCGCCCGAAGCGGCCCGCGGCGACCCGGTCGACCACCGCGCCGACATCTACTCGCTGGGCGTGATCCTGTTCGACATGCTGTGCGGCCGGCCGCCATTCGAGGCCGAGGCGGCCGCCGACGTGCTGTCGATGCAAATCCACAATCCCGCGCCGTCTCCGCGCGCGACCAATCCACACGTCGAGATCACGGAGGCCGCGGAGGCGCTGATCTTCAAGGCGATGGCCAAGGACCCGGCGCAGCGCCACCAGTCGATGGACGAGTTCCGCGAAGAGTTGCAGTTCTGCTACGGCTCGATCGCGTTCAAGCGGCACGCCGCGGCCATCGTCGGCGACACGCCGCCTGGCCCGCAGAGCCGGCAAAAGCGGCTCACCGACGAGTTGTCCGAGTGGATGGCCGACGCAGAGCAGCCGCGCCTGTCCCCGGAAGAAGCGCGCATGGTCGCGATCGTCAACGCCGCCGAACAGGTGTTCGCCGAAGCGCTGCCCCCGGAGGAGCAGGAGCGCCTCGCCGACGCCCTCGACCGCGCACTCGAGGACGACGACTGACGCCAACGCACGCCGCCCGCACCCGTGCGCACGGCGGCGAACACACCCGTGAAGCGGCGCCGCGCGCGGTCGTCGTACGGGGGCGTCTATCGGGTGGCGACGGCCGGTGCCCGACGAAGCCGCGCCAACTCGGCATCGACCTCGGCCGCGCCTTCCCCGGTGGCGAAGTAGCGCTCGAGCGCGCGCGCAAGCGCGTCGCCACCGGGGACGTCGCGCAGCCCCGCCGCCGGCGGTGTGCGGTCGCGCCGCCACGCCCGCTCGAGCACCTCGATCCGCCCGAGCGGCACCCGGCGGATTTCGGCGGCTCCGACCCACCACGCCACGACTGCCGCCGGAGCGGTGAACAGATCCGTCGGGTCGACGACGACCGCCGCGTGAAAGCCGGCGGCGCCGAGCGCCGCGGCGACGGCCGCCGCCGCCGCCGGACACAGCTTGATCGCGACCATCAACCCGAGGGTGCCGGCAATCGCAAGCGCCAGCTTCCACCGGCGAAGACTGAAATCGACCGGGGCCCCGAGCCGCGCGACCGCCAACGCGGCCGTGTCCGCCACCGCGGTCGATAGTAGTGGAAAGAACACGAACCCCATCGCGTCGCTCAGCTTGCCGGTGACCCACGCGGGCAGCAGACCGCTGCCCTTGAGCGCGTGGTCGTTGACCGCCAACAGCGCGAGCGCCGCCAGCGGAACCGGGTGCAGAAACTCGCCGGCCGGCAGCGCGCGCCGGCCAGCGCCGTCGTCGCCCGCCAGCATGGTGCGCAGCCGCCACACGTCGCGAGCATAGCAGACGCGTGAGGACCGGCCCGCCACCGCCCCGCACGCGCGGGCGGGTTGCGTATACTGCGCGCCGTGGCTGACACCGACGACAAGGCACGCAAGGCCGCCGAGAAGGCGGCGCGCGAGCTATTCGAGCGCGCCATGCAGACCATCGACGAGGGCGCGTACAAGTTCACGTCCCGCCTGCGCGGCCAGACCGGCGTCATCATGGACGAGTTGGTCGACCCCGAGGGCGAAGCCGTGGCCAACCTCGCCGACCTCGAGGGCGATGCCGGCGCGCTCGCGCTCGCCGCGCCGATCGACCTGATCACGTTCGAGACGTGGCTGTTCGGCCAGATCGGCGATCAGGAGGAACTGGACCTCGATATCAACTCGCACCGCGAACACTGGATCAACTTCGGCTCGTGGATCGGCCAGATGCTGAAGGCGCGCCACGGCGGCCACTGGCTCATCCCGAGCGACGACCCGCACACGTGGCGCATGGGCTTTTCCAAGATCCTGCTCGAAACGGCGCCGTTCGCGTTCGCAGAGGCGCTGCTGCGGTCCGGGCCCGGCGCCGCCAAACAGCTGATCTCGGAGATCGAGCGCCTGCGCAAGTTGCACGAGGAGCAGGCCGAAAAGGACGGCGGGCCGATCGACCGGTTCACCGCACAGCACTACGTGCGGCTGCACACGATTCCGCTCGGCCAGTGGATGGTGATGGATTTGAAGGCGCTCGAACGGCTGTGGAATCGCGCGACGACCCGCGACCTCGCCAAGCAGGTGCGCGTCCACGGCAAGAAGCTCGGCGAACGCAACGCGCCGTTCATCGACCAAATCGTCGGCGCGCTCGAGCAACTCGATCCGGACAAGCCCGCCGGTGCGCAAACGGTCGACCGCGGCCTGTTCGAGGCGATCGCCCAGATTATCGGGCTCCGGCGCACGACGGCGCCGGTTGCGATCGACGTGATCGAAAAGTTCGTGCTGCCGGCGATTCACATGGGCGTACCCGACCAATTTCCGCCGCTGGATGCGGACGACTTGGCTGCGCTGCGCAAGGGTATCGAGCTATTCGCGCTGTTCATCGAGGTCACGCCGTTCAAGTATCCGGCCGACGACGATGGGTTCTTGGGAATCATCCCGAAGGACGAACTCAGCTCGCCGTATCGCGACCGCACCAACCTGGACGTCGGCAAGGGCGACTGGGTGATCGTCAACCCGAAGCGGTTCAAGCGAATGCTGCTCGACTTCGACAGCAAACGAATGCTCGACAAGTACGACGAATTCGTGCGCTACGTGCGCGCGAACCCGAAGGCGCCGCGCCGCCGCGACGACGGCCGCTTCCTTGCCGAGACGGTCGTCAACGCCATCGCGGACTTCCGCGCGTGCGTCGTCGCGGCATCCAAAGACGACGCGGCGCTGCTGTTCCGCATGCTGCCGCCGCCGGGCTAGGTGGTCTCGGGCTCCCAGACGGGCTCGACTTCGCCGTCGCGCATGGCGGCCCACCGGCCGAACACGAACAGCGCGTCCGACAACCGATTGAGGTACGCAACCGCGTGGTCGCCAACGCTGTCTTCGCGCGCCAGCCGCACGACCAGCCGCTCAGCCCGCCTGCACACCGTGCGTGCCAGGTGGCAATACGCCGACACCCAGCCGCCGCCGGGCAACACGAAGCTGCGCAGCGGCTCGAGCTGCTCGTTGAACCGGTCGATGTCGGCCTCGAGCGCGACGACATGGCGCGCCTCGATCGCCGGTTGACGCGCCCGCCTCGCCGCGTCGGGCGTCGCGAGTTCGGCGCCGAGGTTGAACAGTTCGTTCTGAATGCGCGTGAGGATCGGCAGCAATGCGTCGCGCGCGGCCGACGCGGCCAACGCCGTGCGAACCAGCCCGATCGCCGCGTTGACCTCGTCCACCGTACCGTAGCAGTCGATGCGCAGCGAATCCTTCGGGACGCGGTCGCCGCCGACGAGCGACGTGTCGCCGCCGTCGCCCGCCTTGGTGTACACGCGGTTGATGCGGACCATGGCTCACCCCTGCGCCGGCGCGACGGGCAGATGGCGCGCGGGCGGGTCGGCCGCGTGGCCGCCGTGCACCTCGATCTCGAAACCGAGGTCGCGGATCATGGCGTGGTCGTCGCGCGCGCGCGCCCCGGGAGTCGTGAGATAGCCGTCGGTGAAGATCGAGTTGACGACGTACAGCGCGAGCGGCTGCAGGGATCGCAGCGTGACCTCGCGCCCCCCGGCCATGCGCAGGTCGGCGCGCGGGTGCAGGAAGCGAAACATCGCCAACACGCGCAGCGCATAGTTCGGCTCGACAAGGCCGGCCCCGGCCAGCGGCGTGCCGTCGCGCGGGTCGAGGAAGTTGACGGGCACCGAGTCGACGGCGAGTTCGCGCAACGCATACGCGAGGTCGACCACGTCGTCTTCTGACTCGCCGAGTCCGACGATGCCGCCACAGCAGGTTTCGAGCCCGGCCGCCTTCGCAATGCGCACCGTCGCGACCCGGTCTTCGAAGGTGTGCGTCGACACCACCTTCGGAAAGTGGCGCGCGCTGGTTTCGAGGTTGTGGTTGAACCGGTCGACGCCGGCGGCCGCGAGCCGGCGCGCCTTGTCCTCCGTGAGGAATCCGAGCGACGCACACACCGACAGGCCGAGTTCCGCCTTGATCCGACGCGCCGCCTCGCACACGACGTCGAGGTCGCGCTGCGACGGCCCGTGCGTCGCGGTCACCATGCAGTAGCGGAACGCTCCCGCCTCCTTGGCGCGGCGCGCGCCCGCGACCAGCTCGTCCACCGTCTTGATCGGCGCCTCGCCTGGGTCGGTCGCGTAGTGGCGCGATTGCGAGCAAAATCCGCAGTCCTCGGGGCAGCCGCCGCGCTTGGCGTTGTCGAGCACGTGGATGTGCACCTTGCGGCCGTGGAACGTCCGCCGAACGCGGAACGCCGCGTCGAGCACGGCGAGCAGCTCGCTGGCCGGCGCGCGAAGGACCGCGACGGCCGAGGCGCGATCGATGGGCGCGCCGGCGATGCTCCGGTCGGCGATCTCCTGCCAATTGGGGGTCATCGCGCGCGAGGGTACACCGGGGCGCTGTGACCGTGGGTTCACATTGTCAGCATCCAGTTACACGACGCGCGCCGGCTCCCTACTGATCTCGGGAAGTTGACTCCGGCACGACGCTCGCACTACTGTATCAGTAGGATGTTATCCTACCTCCACCGACATCTGGTCCACCTCGCGCTCGCAGCGGCGCTCGCCACCGCCGGCTGCGCGAGCGCGCCGCGCCCGCACGCGGAGATCATCGGCGTGGCCGACGGCCGAGCGGCGGACCAGCGGCCGGTGCTGCTGGTGTTCTTGGAGGTCCGCAACCCGACCGGGCGTACGGTCAAGCTGTCGCAGCTCGACTACGCGATGGCGGCAGACCGCTGGTTCGCGTCGCGCGGCTCGCTGCGAGTGGCGAGATCGATCCGCCCCGGCGGTTCGGCCGTGCTCGAGATCCCCGTTCCGGCGCCCGCGACGGCCCCACCGGCCGCTCCGAGCGAACGCGTGCCGTATACGCTCGACGGGACCCTGCGCGTGCACACGGGAACGGTGGAAGCGCGGTGGCGGGTGCGGGCCCGCGGCGCGCTGCGCGCGCACTCGCGTCCGCAGACCACCGCCTTCGCGGTCGTGCGGCCGGCGCCGGCTCATCGCTGACGCGGCCGTCGATGCCCCGCCGCGGGATGCAGCGGGTACAATCCGCGCGTGAAGATCGAAGACGGCAGGCGGGTCCGCATTCAGTGCAAACTCAGCGTCGCCGGCGGCGACCTCATCGAGGAAAGCGAGGTCGAGTTCATCCAGGGAGCGGGGACCGTGATCCCGGGCCTGGAGAAGGCGCTCGCGGGGCTCGATGCTGGGGCGTCGAAGTCGGGCGTGATCCCGGCCGACGAGGCGTTCAGCGCCGTCGACCACCTTCCGCCGAAACACATTCCGCGCGCGGAGTTCCCGGCGGACGCCACCCTGGCGGTCGGAGAGACGTTCGTGGCGAAGGGGCCGCACGGCGAGGACGTGACGTTTCGGGTGGAGCGCGTCGGGGACGACGACGTGGAGGTGCGGTTCGTACACCCGCTGGCGGGCAAGGACATCGCGTACGACGTCACGGTGTTGTCGGTGACGGACCCGCTGCCGCCGCCGCTGCCGGGTGACGCGCTGCCGGAAGCCGACGACTGAGCCGCCGCGAGACGGTGGACGCGCGGCAGACGGGGCCGCGTGGATCGGCCGGCAGAGGCGCCGGAGCGACCCAACCGCCGCAGATCGCGCGGCGGTTGGTTGCGGGAAGAAGTGAATAACGACCGCCGGCGCGCGTCGAAGCGGTAGAGTCGACGCATCGACCAATGTGCAGTCCGGTTGCGGCCGGCTGCGTTCGTCCAGAGTGGGGTGAGGGACAGGGCCCGACGATCCCCCGCCAACCGGCCCGCAGGGCACGGTGGCACCGCCCTGAACGACGAGGTGACCATGACGGCACAAACCCTGCTTCCCGGCGCGACGATCCCCGGTGGCCGCGCTGTCGCCGCGGCGAAACCCGGCTGACGCGCCGGCACGCCGATCGGTTGCTCGCCCCGGTGACATCGCGACGCCGCGCGCCGCGTACGGCGCGGCGCGCCGACCGGGCCAGCCGCGGCGCCCGATGCGCCGCGCGCCGGCGCGGTGCCGCTGCGCCGTGTCACGACCGAGGGCAACCCGATCGGTGAGCGAGGGCCGGTCGCCGCGCGGTCGACGTTGTCTGCCGTGCGACCGCGAGCGGCATCGCGCTTCCGTTTGCCCGCGGCCGTGCGCGCCGGCCGCGTCCCGTTTGCCCGCGGCCGTGCGCGCCGGCCGCATCCCTTCGGCCAAGGAGGCCCCATGACGACGACCGACGAACTGACCATCGACATCGATACGATTCGCCTGCGCGGGCGCGAGAGGCACAGCAGGATGTCGACCGCGCTCCTCCCCTTCCCCGCGGAGGACGACGACGACGGTGGCCGGCGCCGCAACGGCGATCGCGTGCGAATCCGGCTGATCGACGACCCACGCTTCAGTCCGTATTCCCTCGGCATGGACGTGGTCGTGCTATGCGGCGACGAAGTCCATCCGCTGTGCGTCGTCGCGACCGAGCACGAGTGGAATCAATACGGCACGGTTCACGAAACGCTCGACGACGACGTCGGCGCGCTCGCGGACTATCCGCGCGCGCACTGGGCCACGCGTGCCGCGCATGCGTGTGCGGCGGCGTTCGGGTCCGACATCGACGGCTTCGGCTGGTACTGCGGCACGATCATCCGCCATCGGCCGCTAGCGGCCTACTGGATTGCAGCGCAAGCGATCCGCACGGGGGCGCCGCGCGGCTTCCCCGGCGGCATGGACCGATCGCCCGAGCGGCTCCGCCGGGGCGGTCTCGCGTTCCTTCAGTACCGCAAGATGCCGCGGGTCGTGCGCAGCGTGATCGATCAGGGCGAGTTCCTCGAGCTGCGCGAGGCCGCCGAACACATCATCCGCAACGCGATCCTGTAGCCCTGAACCAGACGCGACCAGGAGAAGAATCGATGAACGACACCACGTACGTACTGCGCGCCGGCGAGCGCACGGTCGAACGGTTTCCGGCCAAGTGGCTGCCATTTCCGACCAAGGTGCGGTTTGCGCCGCTGCGCCTCGGGCTGGACGCCGTCGTCGTGTGCGGCGGCGAAATCCACCCGCTGCGGATCGCGCCTCGAGACCGGAAAGTGACGACGGTCCACTCCGAGTTCTCGTCGGAGATGGACCGGCTCGTGCGGATCAAGCGCAGGGACCGGCCGGCGGCCGCGCCGCACGCGTGCGCCATCGCGATGCTGTCCGACATCGACGGGTTCGGCTGGTACTGCGGCACGATCATTCGCCGGCGTCCGCTGGCCTCGTATTGGCTCGCCGCCCACGCGCTGCACATCGCGCGGCAGGAGGTCGCCGCGGCCGCCGCCGGTGACGCGAACGAGGCGGATGCACTCCGCGCCGCCGCTCTGCGCGTCTCCTACGAGTTGCTGCCCGAGCGCGTTCGCTTCGTAGTCGACCGCGATACGTTCCGATCGCAACGACCTGAGATCGAGCGCATCGTGGCTGATGCAACCCTGTAGGTGCGACGACCGCGCTCGCCGGGAAGTGCCGGCGAGCGCGGTCGGCCTACACGTCGTAACAGCGCACCGGGCGCCCGGACAGCAACCCGGCGCGCTCGACGACAGCGGCGGCGCGCAGTGCCAGCAGCTCGCACCACGGCCGCGCGACGAGCTGGGCACCGGTGGGAACGTCGCCGGCGAGCCCGCTCGGCACGGACACCGCCGGGTAGCCGGTGAGATTCGACGGGAACGTGTGAGCGATCGCCCGTGTGCTGGTCGCCTGATCGAGTTCGCCGGTGGCGAGCGCATCGGCGCGAATCTCACCGGCAGGAATCCCGGCAGCCGGTAACAGCACGAGGTCGACCGACGAAAACGCCGCGGCCCACTGTGCGCGAATCTGGTTGCGAATGCGCTGTGCCTTGAGGTAGTCGCGCGCGGTGAAGTGGTCGCCCACCCGCCACATCACGCGCAGGTCGGCGCCGAGGCGGTCGAAGTGTCGTTCGACGATCGCCTCGAGCCCCGACGGCCCCTCCGCTGCGAGCAGCACGAGCCCGACAAACAGCGACCGTTCGAGGTCGGGCACTTCCACGTCGACGAGCGTCGCCCCTGCGTCGGCAAGTACGTCGGCGGCGCGCCGCACGCCGGCGGCGACCTCCGGGTCCACGAGCGGGCCATCGAGCACGGCGCGGGCGACGCCGACCCGCACGCCGGCGATCGGCTCGGCGAGCGCGGCGACGATCGCGTCGAAGTCGGGAAGCGGGGGCTGATCCCACGTCTCGTCGTCGTCGGGGTGAACGCCGGCCATCGCGGCCAACGCGACGGCGACGTCGCGGCAGGTGCGCGCGATCGGCCCGATGTGGTCGAGCGTGTCGCACAGCACGGCCATGCCGATGCGGGACACCCGGCCGAACGTCGGCTTGAGCCCGACGGCCCCGACGAAGCTCGCCGGCGCGCGGATGGAGCCGCCGGCGTCCGTACCGACGGCGATCGGCACGACCCCCGCCGCCACCGCGCAGGCCGATCCGCTCGACGACCCGCCGCACCAGCGCGCCGGATCCCACGGATTGCGCGGGGTGCCGTAGTGCGGGTTGATGCCGGTCGTGCCGGCGCCTAGTTCGTGCATGTTCGCCTTGCCGACGCACACGGCCCCCGCGCGGCGCAGGCGGTCGACCACCCACGCGTCGCGCGCCGGGATCGGCAGCGGCACGCGAGAGCCGGCGGTCGTTCGCTGGCCGGCCACGTCGAGATTGTCCTTGACGACGTACGGCACGCCGTCCAGCGGCGACAGCGGCCGGCCGTCACGCCAGCGCCGGGCGGACGCGGCGGCGTCGCGGCGGGCGCGCACGTCCAGCGTGGCGATCAACGCGCGCAGCGGCGGCTCGTCGACGTCGGCCTGCGCCGCGGCGGCCTGCGCACGCGCGACCACGGCTTCCGGCGTGTCGCTGCCGTCGCGATACGCGGCGGCCAGCGCGGCGGCGTCACGCATCGCGCGGGGGGCGAATGCCCGGGCGGAACGAGATGGCCGGCCGCATCTCGGCGTCGGACGGCCCCTCGCGGCGAAACGCTGCCAATCCCATTCGGTCGACGACGGTGCGGGCCAGCGCGCGCCCGGCCACCGGCGCGTCCATCGCGGCGGCCAGCGCGCGCAGCGCGCGTCCCGCGACGCGCGGTGCGGTCGGTCGTGTCATGCGCCGAGCGTACTCGAATACGCGGGTGAGATCGCCGCGGCGAGCGACCTGCCGACCCAGTCGTGCCGCCATGGCGGCATGGCCTTCGCGCGGCCGCCGCGGCCGGGATACACTCGCGCCATTCCGCTGCCCCGCCCCAAACGCCCGCTGCTGTACAGCCACCGCGGCGCATCGCGCGAGCGGCCGGAGAACACGCTGCCTTCGTTTCTGCGCGCGCTGGAGATCGGCACCGACGCGATCGAGACGGACGCGCACATGACCGCCGACGGCCACGTCGTGCTGTCGCACGACCCGGACGGCTGGCGGATGTGCGCGGTGCGCAAACGCATCCGCGACTGGCCGCTGGCCGAGGTGCAGTCGTGGGACGCGGGCTTCGGCTTCGTCGACGCCGACGGCCACCGGCCATTCGCGGGGCGCGGCTACCGCATCCCGACGCTCGCGGAGGTACTCGACGCGCTGCCCGACACGCCGCTGAACATCGACCTCAAGCAGACCGACCCGCCAATCGCGCCGGCGGTCGTGCGGCTGTTGCGCGAACGCGACGCGGAACGTCGCGTGACGCTCGCGAGCTTTCATCGCGAACCGCTCGACCTGGTGCGCCGGCTCGGCTACCGCGGGCCGACCGCGCTGTCGGAGGACGACATTCGCTGGCTGCTGCTGGCGCCGCGGTGCGTGTGGCGAGCGCTGCGGCGGCCGGGCGACGCCGCGCAGGTGCCGCCGCTACACGGTCGGATCCGGTTCGCGCGGCGCCGGTTCATCCGCAAGTGCCACCAGCTCGGGCTCCGCGTCGACTATTGGACGATCAACGATCCCGGCGAGGCCGCTCGGTTGCTCGACGCCGGCGCCGACGGGATCATGACCGACGATCCGGCGGCCATCGCGCCCGTGTTCCGCAGCCGGTACCCGGACTTCCCCTCGAGCGCACCGCCGCGCCCGGCCGGCGCGTAGCCCGCCGCCCGGCGCGCCTTGCGCGCCCGCCGGCGGCCGCTCCGCAGGCTGTCCTGCCGCGGGACAGGCGTCGCGCGCGCCCTACGCGCGCGCAGCCCGCGCCGGCGGCAGCTCCGCCCCGCCCGCGACCGCCTTGGCCGCGCGGATGCGCGCGATCTCCTCGCCGCACGCGGTGAGGAACGCGTCGATCGTGTCGTCGTCGAGGTCGCCCATGTTGGCGACCTGCATGAACTTGTCGGCCAGCACGTCCTTGCACGCGTACACGATGAAGCCGCGCGCGCGCAGCGCGGCGTACAACTCGTCGAACGTGACGCCGTCCGGCACGCAGCACGTGACGACGGAGTGCGACTCGCACCCGGTGCGGGTAAACGGCGCCATGCCGAGCGCGGCCAGCCCTGCGCGCAGCTTGGCGTTGCGACGTCGGTACAGGGCGAACCGCGCGGCGTGGCCGTCGGCGAGGAACTCGGCGCACGCCGCGTCGAGCGCGAAGTAGGCCGACACCGCCGGCGTGAAGGGCGTCTGCGCGAGCTCGTCGGCGTAGTAGCGGTAACGCTTGAGGTCGAGGTAGTAGCTGCGCGGCTTGATGTGCTCGATCCGCGGCCACACGTCCGGCGCGACGCACACGAAGCCCACGCCGCTTACCGCGTGCAGACATTTGTTGGCGCTCGCGTAGCACACGTCGATGCCGTCGCGTACGACGTCGAGGTCCTCGGCGCCGAGCGACGACACCGCGTCGACGACGAACAGCGCGCCGTACTCGCGGCACAGCGCGCCGACCTCGCGCACCGGGTTGAGCAGCCCGACCGACGTCTCGTGGTGCACCATGGCGACGACGGCGATCTCCGGATCGCGCTCGAGCGCGCGCCGCACGTCGGCCGGGTCGACGACGTCGCCCCAGGCGTAGCGCAGGTGGACGACGTCCATGTCGTGCACCCGAGCGACCTCGAGGAACCGCTCGCCGAACGCGCCGTTGTCGACGACGAGCACCTTGCGGTCGCGCGGCACGGTCGAAGCGAGCGCACACTCCATCGCCGCCGTGCCGCTGCCGGTGATCAGCGCGATGGTGTGACGCGGCGACGCGCGGAAGATGCGCCGCAGCTTGCCGGTGAGCGACACCATCAGCTCGCTGAACGCGGCGTCGCGATGGCACACGTCGGGGTGCACGAGGGCGCTTTTGACCCGCGCGGTCGTGTTCACCGGCCCCGGGTTGAGCAGGTGGTAGCGCGGGTGCGACTTCGCGCCGAGCAGCGCCTCGACCTGGTCGTCGACCGGCGCCGGCTGGCGCCCGCCCCACAGCCACGCGACGTGGCCCGGGCGGGCGAGAACGCGCCCGCCCGCGGCGAGTACCTCGGCGAGCGCGTCCTCCAACGCCGGATTCGGCAGCGCGTCGAGTGCGTCGAACAGCTCCGGCGCCGCGAGCAGGTGGCCCGTGAACACCGCGTCGCACGGGTCGAGGTCCAGCCCGATGGCGGCGACCTCGCGGCGCGCGCCGGGCCGCAAGCGCACCTTCGGCTCGTCGGCGAGACCGACCGCCGGCGCGTCGGGGACGGCGGCGATCGCGATCGCGGCGACGGCGCCGTCGAGGTCGCTGGCGGCCAGTTCGGCGAGCGCCTCGTCGTCGAGCGGCCGGTCGCCCCGCAGCACGAGGACCGGCTCGTCGCCGGCGAACGGCCGCGCGAGCCGCGCGGTCGCGCCGGACGCGGTGCGCCACGACCGGTTCTCGAGCACCGTCACCCGCAGCGCCGGCAGCTCGTGAAGGCCGAGCGCGGCGCGCAGTTCGGCGGCGTGGTGGCCGTCGACGACGGCCACGTCGCGAACGCCCGCGCGGGCGAGGCCGGCGAGCGTGCGGCGGATGAGCGCGACCGACGCGCTCGACAGGCGGCCGCCCGACTGGA
Proteins encoded:
- a CDS encoding serine/threonine protein kinase produces the protein MDWARMVGFRWRMRVCPRCRAEYSGSERFCSRDQNVLVEQVDIDRIGTQVGNYFLLDILGRGGMGTVYSGEHVYIGKKVAVKVLHHRFAKYEEAIQRFLREARAASSINHPNIVDVTDFGPLPDGGVFFVMEYLEGTSLEDMIEREGPIPLHRALNIANQIALALAAAHDQGIVHRDLKPENIMLIERPGRREIVRTLPEGGNGPPRYVVEKEKKYDFVKLLDFGIAKVLAVQGENLPGQTMQGAVFGTPEYMSPEAARGDPVDHRADIYSLGVILFDMLCGRPPFEAEAAADVLSMQIHNPAPSPRATNPHVEITEAAEALIFKAMAKDPAQRHQSMDEFREELQFCYGSIAFKRHAAAIVGDTPPGPQSRQKRLTDELSEWMADAEQPRLSPEEARMVAIVNAAEQVFAEALPPEEQERLADALDRALEDDD
- a CDS encoding cob(I)yrinic acid a,c-diamide adenosyltransferase codes for the protein MVRINRVYTKAGDGGDTSLVGGDRVPKDSLRIDCYGTVDEVNAAIGLVRTALAASAARDALLPILTRIQNELFNLGAELATPDAARRARQPAIEARHVVALEADIDRFNEQLEPLRSFVLPGGGWVSAYCHLARTVCRRAERLVVRLAREDSVGDHAVAYLNRLSDALFVFGRWAAMRDGEVEPVWEPETT
- the bioB gene encoding biotin synthase BioB, which gives rise to MTPNWQEIADRSIAGAPIDRASAVAVLRAPASELLAVLDAAFRVRRTFHGRKVHIHVLDNAKRGGCPEDCGFCSQSRHYATDPGEAPIKTVDELVAGARRAKEAGAFRYCMVTATHGPSQRDLDVVCEAARRIKAELGLSVCASLGFLTEDKARRLAAAGVDRFNHNLETSARHFPKVVSTHTFEDRVATVRIAKAAGLETCCGGIVGLGESEDDVVDLAYALRELAVDSVPVNFLDPRDGTPLAGAGLVEPNYALRVLAMFRFLHPRADLRMAGGREVTLRSLQPLALYVVNSIFTDGYLTTPGARARDDHAMIRDLGFEIEVHGGHAADPPARHLPVAPAQG
- a CDS encoding peptidylprolyl isomerase, with amino-acid sequence MKIEDGRRVRIQCKLSVAGGDLIEESEVEFIQGAGTVIPGLEKALAGLDAGASKSGVIPADEAFSAVDHLPPKHIPRAEFPADATLAVGETFVAKGPHGEDVTFRVERVGDDDVEVRFVHPLAGKDIAYDVTVLSVTDPLPPPLPGDALPEADD
- a CDS encoding amidase, coding for MRDAAALAAAYRDGSDTPEAVVARAQAAAAQADVDEPPLRALIATLDVRARRDAAASARRWRDGRPLSPLDGVPYVVKDNLDVAGQRTTAGSRVPLPIPARDAWVVDRLRRAGAVCVGKANMHELGAGTTGINPHYGTPRNPWDPARWCGGSSSGSACAVAAGVVPIAVGTDAGGSIRAPASFVGAVGLKPTFGRVSRIGMAVLCDTLDHIGPIARTCRDVAVALAAMAGVHPDDDETWDQPPLPDFDAIVAALAEPIAGVRVGVARAVLDGPLVDPEVAAGVRRAADVLADAGATLVDVEVPDLERSLFVGLVLLAAEGPSGLEAIVERHFDRLGADLRVMWRVGDHFTARDYLKAQRIRNQIRAQWAAAFSSVDLVLLPAAGIPAGEIRADALATGELDQATSTRAIAHTFPSNLTGYPAVSVPSGLAGDVPTGAQLVARPWCELLALRAAAVVERAGLLSGRPVRCYDV
- a CDS encoding glycerophosphodiester phosphodiesterase is translated as MAFARPPRPGYTRAIPLPRPKRPLLYSHRGASRERPENTLPSFLRALEIGTDAIETDAHMTADGHVVLSHDPDGWRMCAVRKRIRDWPLAEVQSWDAGFGFVDADGHRPFAGRGYRIPTLAEVLDALPDTPLNIDLKQTDPPIAPAVVRLLRERDAERRVTLASFHREPLDLVRRLGYRGPTALSEDDIRWLLLAPRCVWRALRRPGDAAQVPPLHGRIRFARRRFIRKCHQLGLRVDYWTINDPGEAARLLDAGADGIMTDDPAAIAPVFRSRYPDFPSSAPPRPAGA
- a CDS encoding aminotransferase class V-fold PLP-dependent enzyme, which codes for MPASRAVVLANHLVLQSGGRLSSASVALIRRTLAGLARAGVRDVAVVDGHHAAELRAALGLHELPALRVTVLENRSWRTASGATARLARPFAGDEPVLVLRGDRPLDDEALAELAASDLDGAVAAIAIAAVPDAPAVGLADEPKVRLRPGARREVAAIGLDLDPCDAVFTGHLLAAPELFDALDALPNPALEDALAEVLAAGGRVLARPGHVAWLWGGRQPAPVDDQVEALLGAKSHPRYHLLNPGPVNTTARVKSALVHPDVCHRDAAFSELMVSLTGKLRRIFRASPRHTIALITGSGTAAMECALASTVPRDRKVLVVDNGAFGERFLEVARVHDMDVVHLRYAWGDVVDPADVRRALERDPEIAVVAMVHHETSVGLLNPVREVGALCREYGALFVVDAVSSLGAEDLDVVRDGIDVCYASANKCLHAVSGVGFVCVAPDVWPRIEHIKPRSYYLDLKRYRYYADELAQTPFTPAVSAYFALDAACAEFLADGHAARFALYRRRNAKLRAGLAALGMAPFTRTGCESHSVVTCCVPDGVTFDELYAALRARGFIVYACKDVLADKFMQVANMGDLDDDTIDAFLTACGEEIARIRAAKAVAGGAELPPARAARA